One segment of Plasmodium vivax chromosome 14, whole genome shotgun sequence DNA contains the following:
- a CDS encoding hypothetical protein, conserved (encoded by transcript PVX_100975A), producing MEKKLEKGIAIIRNLAQKYKKTILQRLNPKTQKSINKKKKKKKKQTNTFKNLQRKQNGDRKGKEEKMKKLNNYLINQENELDFQENYSLFNKFNAISDDLFYNPQDDKMATHLISKKVEGKNGESKDTPGKANYIDSLNSLKFKIKQEIQENNDLLFLQRRKKLRQSSKERLEGNSSWGSNRIATPGNHPKRALKKSSGSNNDNEQIDEGSTKMKKRRNGCEAERCVTAKCEQTCSDFPPLGVGGKDKGENPPPLPVNSGQIIDDAFFQKDELLAEGESNTLVFGKSKFESINKIVEVSRKEKERGKNGRMGEAEEVLSAQFIQQSRKEHPILSQLGESCVDDFFKEDESDQDNMVTSEQNDCGILESGGSRLRTASPDDLGHLTESAQGGKAGGKNVAAPSDANSELDFFLNGATPLKEDNCFDLFFNEPMATPTIFQGRRH from the coding sequence atggagaagaagctgGAGAAGGGAATCGCCATCATTCGAAACCTGGCGcagaaatacaaaaagacCATTCTGCAGCGGTTAAACCCCAAGACGCAGAAAAGCatcaacaaaaaaaaaaaaaaaaaaaaaaaacaaacaaacacatttaaaaacttgcaaaggaaacaaaatggtgacagaaagggaaaggaagaaaaaatgaaaaagctaAACAATTATCTGATTAACCAGGAAAACGAATTGGATTTCCAAGAAAACTACTCCCtctttaacaaatttaatgCTATTTCGGATGACCTTTTTTACAACCCCCAAGATGATAAAATGGCAACCCACTTAATAAGCAAAAAGgtagaaggaaaaaatggtgaaagtAAGGACACCCCGGGGAAGGCTAACTATATCGATTCCTTGAATTCTctcaaatttaaaattaaacagGAAATTCAAGAAAACAACGATTTGCTTTTTCTGCAAAGGCGGAAGAAGCTAAGACAGAGCAGTAAGGAACGGCTGGAGGGGAACTCCAGCTGGGGGTCAAACAGAATAGCTACCCCAGGGAATCACCCCAAGAGGGCCCTTAAAAAGTCAAGCGGTTCGAATAACGATAACGAACAGATAGATGAGGGAAgcaccaaaatgaagaaaaggagaaacggATGTGAGGCCGAAAGATGTGTTACTGCCAAGTGCGAACAAACCTGTAGCGATTTCCCCCCACTTGGTGTGGGAGGAAAGGACAAGGGAGAAAACCCACCTCCCCTTCCTGTTAATTCTGGACAAATAATCGACGAcgcatttttccaaaaagacGAATTACTCGCAGAAGGGGAAAGTAACACCTTAGTGTTCGGGAAAAGCAAATTTGAAAgcattaacaaaattgtggaagTTTCcaggaaggaaaaggagaggggtaaaaatggaaggatGGGCGAAGCTGAGGAGGTTTTGTCTGCCCAATTTATCCAGCAGAGCCGAAAGGAACACCCCATTTTGAGCCAACTGGGGGAATCCTGCGtggatgatttttttaaagaagatGAAAGTGATCAAGACAATATGGTGACGTCAGAGCAGAATGACTGTGGTATTCTAGAAAGCGGCGGAAGTCGTCTTCGAACGGCTAGCCCGGACGACCTTGGCCACCTCACAGAAAGCgcgcaagggggaaaagcagGCGGGAAAAATGTAGCCGCCCCAAGTGATGCAAACTCAGAGTTGGACTTTTTCCTCAATGGAGCGACGCCCTTAAAGGAGGACAACTGTTTTGATTTGTTCTTTAACGAACCCATGGCAACTCCAACGATATTTCAGGGGAGAAGGCACTAG
- a CDS encoding mitochondrial carrier protein, putative (encoded by transcript PVX_100980A), giving the protein MEHFHNLVTGALSGVAVDAVLYPIDSLKTNMQAKKALSFSDIKKMYSGIFPTLVGTIPASAFFYCFYELSKKLLKEKRENISKTNLYLISTSMAEVAASVVRMPFEIVKQKMQVSGSSSVINTIYEITQREGLLSFLGKSYFVIIVREIPFDCIQYFLWETLKEKAKRDFGKFSKKYPSITSAICGGLAGGIAGFLTTPMDVIKSRQIIYGKSYIETVTEIAEEGYLTFYKGCCFRSIYLFFGGLIFFGSLRFFSFKKE; this is encoded by the exons ATGGAGCACTTTC ACAATTTGGTGACGGGAGCCCTATCGGGCGTCGCCGTTGACGCGGTGCTGTACCCCATTGACAGCTTAAAAACGAATATGCAGGCAAAAAAGGCCTTATCATTTTCTGACATAAAGAAGATGTACAGTGGGATTTTTCCAACCCTAGTTGGCACAATTCCAGCGAGCGCTTTCTTTTACTGCTTTTATGAATTATCCAAAAAGTTACTGAAag aaaaaagagaaaatatcAGCAAAACGAATTTGTACTTAATTTCAACAAGCATGGCGGAGGTTGCAGCGAGTGTCGTGAG GATGCCGTTCGAAATAGTGAAGCAGAAGATGCAGGTGTCTGGAAGCAGCTCCGTGATAAACACCATCTACGAGATCACGCAGCGGGAGGGTCTGCTGTCCTTTTTGGGCAAAAGCTATTTCGTTATTATCGTGCGCGAAATTCCCTTCGACTGCATTCAGTACTTCCTGTGGGAGACCTTAAAGGAAAAGGCCAAGAGAG ACTTTGGCAAATTTTCCAAGAAGTACCCCTCCATAACGTCCGCCATATGCGGCGGACTTGCAG GCGGAATCGCCGGGTTTTTAACCACCCCCATGGACGTGATAAAGTCTAGGCAAATTATATAC GGAAAATCCTATATAGAAACCGTCACAGAAATAGCGGAAGAAGGATATTTGACATTCTACAAGGGATGCTGCTTTCGGTCaatctatttattttttggggggctCATCTTTTTTGGGTCCCTTagatttttctcctttaaaaaggaatag
- a CDS encoding replication factor C subunit 4, putative (encoded by transcript PVX_100985A) produces the protein MEEDSFKNRLLKRNIDIWIEKYRPEYLDDVVGNPFVINTLKSIIVSGNMPNLLLAGAPGTGKTTSILCLASEMLGAQAKKAVLELNASDDRGINVIRDRIKSFAKEIISLPPGKHKIIILDEVDSMTTAAQQSLRRIMELYSDTTRFALACNQSEKIIDALQSRCAIIRYFKLSDDQVLKRIVKICQLENIKYTDDGLETLTFIADGDLRKAVNCLQSTYAGLEVINKENVLNICDIPSPERIENLLKFCINSEWKKAHDIAYDMIREGHTPFDVALTSSNVLRRYDLGSEAVQIEFLKIGAMACNTMASGLASVIQLDKLLADWCIAAKAFRTKC, from the exons ATGGAGGAAGACTCCTTTAAGAACAGACTGCTGAAGCGCAACATCGACATATGGATAGAGAAGTACCGCCCCGAATACCTAGACGATGTAGTGGGAAACCCCTTCGTCATAAACACCCTCAAGAGCATCATCGTGTCGGGGAATATGCCCAACCTCCTCCTGGCT GGCGCCCCGGGGACTGGGAAGACGACGAGCATCCTCTGCCTGGCGAGCGAAATGCTGGGGGCTCAGGCGAAGAAAGCCGTGCTGGAGCTGAACGCCTCAGACGACAGAGGAATTAACGTAATCAGAGACAGGATAAAAAGTTTCGCAAAGGAAATTATAAGTCTCCCACCAGGAAaacacaaaattattatactaGACGAAGTGGACTCTATGACCACAGCAGCACAGCAGTCATTAAGAAGAATCATGGAGCTCTATTCTGACACCACCAGATTTGCTTTAGCGTGTAATCAATCCGAGAAAATAATTGATGCGCTTCAAAGCAGGTGTGCCATTATCCGGTACTTTAAATTATCGGATGATCAGGTTTTGAAgagaattgtaaaaatatgccaactggaaaatataaaatacacaGACGATGGGTTAGAAACCCTCACCTTTATAGCAGATGGGGACTTACGGAAGGCAGTCAATTGTCTGCAGTCCACTTACGCAGGGTTAGAAGTGATAAACAAAGAAAATGTGCTAAACATCTGTGATATTCCTTCTCCTGAAAGAATTgagaatttattaaaattttgcatcAACAGCGAATGGAAAAAGGCACATGACATTGCTTACGACATGATAAGGGAAGGACACACCCCTTTCGATGTGGCTCTCACTTCTTCAAATGTGCTGAGGAGGTACGACCTGGGCTCTGAGGCTGTGCAGAttgagtttttaaaaattggcgCCATGGCTTGCAACACCATGGCCAGTGGTCTGGCCAGCGTCATCCAGCTGGATAAGTTGCTCGCCGACTGGTGCATAGCGGCGAAGGCCTTCCGCACCAAGTGCTGa
- a CDS encoding DEAD/DEAH box helicase, putative (encoded by transcript PVX_100990A) — protein MEIEREEQKEGHQNVEVEAEQKSDNKMEVETEQTQGHHVEVEAEQTQGDHVEVEAEQTQGDHVEVEAEQTQGDHVDVEAETELTPAGRADGREDHLEKGHDFLDFENILLDVRLRKAILYLFKFRHPTKIQKAAIPHILQGRDVIISSKTGSGKTMAYLIPLVQNIIKANINEKESLKFFYKGIILAPTEELCLQIYQVAQTLCSYLKHILSFNHNLNRTLCDHPTVLVTTPRHLYSHTVECKKRSNLDILSNLKILVVDEADILHTKGFLKWMNLLASYHFPKNYSQKYQIVMASATLKESIVEKTKLFLHKPVFLRAELEKNGPPSSRTSSSVDHLDGLHKKGSSTKECGSPPVGSDKQGDPSGPPQMSKPPTNQQFRGKSFYYVYPDETTKYIYLYNLINDKLILHKSIIFTSTIHDAYKIKIFLTYFDIPSSILNPSHPILVRQNVIFAFNNFKLFFLICPQYERNAAGGKCKSGHADHADHAVDADDTGDAANQDDSGDDLDDDDSPSNLDDSGEDEKDFLYNRGLDFQGVHCVVNFDMPRDTKTFVHRVGRTCRLNNKGISISFINENEPAEKNTLQKIAAKNICTINQKAVAQNKVEMYRYRVESMLNKCTNKKVKHFIQKEILYQSLKSKELKEFFNSNEEEKRAINKIIKCFNTHVVPHKLIKDRSKNLFLKKTKKGVNRNEMNRNGTESGDMRRDRQNQQRNGKSNGREDGKRGAQQHYVKSKSNGFVLTEQAYEDQLRKEPEAEVADPSKLPPIYGKRLRSYVYNKYVMGKRRRAGSARGKRDKSEKANSGRANNARNNSERANRGRSNVRGSHGSSAHKAKPSGDNSAHRGRQEGARQNRRHGSAAPQKA, from the coding sequence ATGGAGATAGAAAGggaggagcagaaggagggCCATCAGAACGTGGAGGTGGAAGCGGAGCAGAAGAGCgataacaaaatggaagtcGAAACGGAGCAAACACAGGGCCATCACGTGGAGGTGGAAGCGGAGCAAACGCAGGGCGATCACGTGGAGGTTGAAGCGGAGCAAACGCAGGGCGATCACGTGGAGGTTGAAGCGGAGCAAACGCAGGGCGATCACGTGGATGTGGAAGCGGAGACTGAGCTAACCCCTGCTGGGCGCGCCGATGGGCGGGAGGACCACCTCGAGAAGGGGCACGACTTCCTCGACTTTGAAAACATCCTGCTGGACGTGAGGCTGAGGAAGGCAATTCTGTACCTCTTCAAGTTCAGGCACCCAACGAAAATACAAAAGGCAGCCATCCCGCATATCCTCCAGGGGAGAGACGTCATCATAAGCTCCAAAACAGGGTCAGGCAAAACCATGGCCTACCTCATCCCACTGgtgcaaaatataataaaggCAAACATAAACGAAAAGGAGTCCCTGAAATTTTTCTACAAAGGAATAATTCTTGCCCCTACAGAAGAACTATGCCTACAGATTTACCAAGTGGCCCAGACGTTATGCTCCTACCTGAAGCATATCCTCTCATTCAATCATAATTTGAATAGAACCCTTTGCGATCATCCAACTGTTCTAGTGACTACCCCAAGGCATTTGTACAGCCACACGGTAGAGTGCAAGAAGAGATCAAACCTAGACATACTatccaatttaaaaattctgGTTGTAGATGAAGCGGACATTTTGCATACCAAAGGGTTTCTAAAGTGGATGAAtcttttggctagctaccATTTTCCGAAAAATTATTCCCAGAAATATCAAATTGTGATGGCATCTGCTACTCTGAAGGAAAGCATTgtagaaaaaacgaaactaTTTTTGCATAAGCCGGTTTTTTTAAGAGCCGAATTGGAGAAGAATGGACCTCCTTCTAGTCGCACCTCCAGCAGTGTAGATCATCTGGATGGTCTCCATAAGAAGGGTTCCTCCACCAAGGAGTGTGGCAGTCCACCTGTTGGAAGCGACAAGCAGGGTGATCCTTCTgggcccccccaaatgagcaaacCGCCCACAAATCAACAGTTCAGGGGGAAATCATTTTACTACGTGTACCCAGATGAAACGacgaaatatatatacctgTACAACCTCATAAATGATAAACTAATTTTGCACAAATCGATCATTTTTACCTCGACCATCCACGATgcgtataaaataaaaattttcctaACCTACTTTGACATCCCCTCCTCCATCCTGAACCCGAGCCACCCCATTTTGGTCCGGCAGAACGTCATTTTCGCGTTCAACAACTTTAAGCTCTTCTTCTTGATATGCCCGCAGTACGAGAGGAAtgccgcgggggggaagtgtaAATCGGGCCACGCAGACCACGCAGACCACGCGGTGGACGCAGACGATACGGGGGATGCGGCCAACCAAGATGACAGCGGTGACGATTTGGATGATGACGACTCGCCGAGCAACCTCGACGACTCCGGCGAGGACGAGAAGGACTTCCTGTACAACCGCGGACTCGACTTCCAAGGGGTGCACTGCGTGGTCAACTTCGACATGCCCCGAGACACGAAGACCTTCGTGCACCGAGTGGGCAGGACCTGCAGGCTGAACAACAAGGGCATCAGCATTTCCTTCATCAACGAAAACGAGCCCGCGGAAAAAAACACCCTCCAAAAAATAGCCgccaaaaatatatgcaccATAAATCAAAAGGCGGTAGCACAGAATAAGGTCGAGATGTACAGGTACCGAGTAGAGTCTATGCTCAACAAATGCACcaacaaaaaggtgaagcacTTTATTCAAAAGGAAATCCTCTATCAGTCTCTCAAGTCCAAGGAGCTGAAGGAGTTTTTCAACTccaatgaagaggaaaagaggGCCATcaacaaaattataaaatgctTTAACACGCACGTCGTGCCGCACAAGCTGATCAAGGACCGGTCGAAAAAcctctttttgaagaagaccAAGAAGGGGGTGAACAGAAATGAGATGAACCGAAATGGTACGGAAAGCGGCGACATGAGGAGGGACAGGCAGAACCAGCAGCGCAACGGGAAGAGCAATGGCAGGGAAGacggcaaaaggggagcgcAACAACACTATGttaaaagcaaaagcaaCGGGTTCGTGCTCACTGAACAGGCATATGAGGACCAGCTGAGGAAGGAACCGGAGGCGGAAGTGGCCGACCCGTCCAAGCTGCCCCCCATTTATGGAAAGCGCTTGCGAAGTTACGTGTACAACAAGTACGTAATGGGGAAGCGCCGGCGGGCCGGCAGCGCGCGCGGCAAAAGAGATAAAAGCGAAAAGGCTAACAGTGGAAGGGCCAATAATGCAAGGAATAACAGCGAACGGGCTAACAGGGGCAGGTCAAATGTGCGCGGCTCGCACGGTAGCAGCGCGCATAAGGCAAAGCCCAGCGGGGACAACTCCGCGCACCGGGGCAGGCAGGAGGGCGCGCGCCAGAACAGGCGACACGGCAGCGCCGCCCCCCAGAAGGCCTAA
- a CDS encoding TPR Domain containing protein (encoded by transcript PVX_100995A), which translates to MQKGETLFYAFLLLIPIVGTWIYLRIVEKKKKKKRDSLGEDAIASAHRGDQKKCPSVADQHKNLSRRKISSVEDPASFCFHQHVNRLGATLQGDEMGAESIQCVEKDAALGGYAENNVGGNLPTGESNAKREWLAEGCGEVTSGEKCQMGVSPIGGAPTGEGSLERICQDSEREKLDAGGAAEGETSRARGSESTMESLPGISYVKAQTGEQANDGDREKKGEPDEANSNEGEADKGSANEGEAGEVSADEGEADEGSANEGEKKPNRSFAKQPNSRTKREELKEQPDKEDTNGHVRNYYSDNCIGKEDYQNSSSHLSSSVEDEDSEEMSSNEGDSDDGSEGFADGRSSSVLSEDYDEEEEDDEDGEEEDDEDGEDGEEEDDEDGEDDEDGNCVGGQNTEEIKGQGNEFFKKGDYRQAIFYYNKALKKCKEKGTKSVLYSNRAACYSHLGNWNQVVEDCNKSLHYNESFVKSYIRRSNAYEQLEKYNDASNDLNKAISLDASLLANYEMKQKKLKYLAEQQLNKEKEEMVGKLKDFGNLLLGKVGLSLDNFEVQKNPNNDGSFNIQFKQNK; encoded by the coding sequence atgcaaaaaggggaaacgttgttttatgcttttcttcttttaatCCCCATCGTAGGCACGTGGATATACCTAAgaattgtggaaaaaaaaaaaaaaaaaaaaagggactctTTAGGAGAGGATGCCATAGCAAGTGCACACAGGGGAGACCAAAAGAAGTGTCCTTCTGTGGCAGATCAGCATAAAAATCTGTCAAGAAGAAAAATCAGCAGCGTGGAGGACCCTGcgtctttttgttttcatcaACACGTCAACAGGTTGGGTGCTACTTTACAGGGCGATGAAATGGGAGCTGAGAGCATCCAGTGTGTAGAGAAGGACGCCGCTTTAGGCGGGTATGCGGAGAACAACGTGGGGGGTAATTTACCCACTGGGGAGTCCAATGCGAAACGGGAATGGCTAGCCGAAGGGTGCGGTGAGGTTACCTCAGGGGAGAAGTGCCAGATGGGTGTATCCCCAATAGGAGGTGCCCCAACGGGGGAGGGGTCCCTGGAGCGAATTTGCCAGGACAGCGAAAGGGAGAAGCTCGACGCGGGAGGCGCAGCGGAGGGTGAAACGAGCCGCGCGAGGGGTAGCGAAAGCACCATGGAAAGCCTCCCCGGCATCAGTTATGTGAAGGCGCAGACGGGGGAGCAAGCCAACGATGGCgatagagaaaaaaagggggagccagACGAAGCAAACTCAAACGAGGGGGAAGCAGACAAAGGAAGTGCGAACGAGGGGGAAGCAGGCGAAGTAAGTGCGGACGAGGGGGAAGCAGACGAAGGAAGTGCTaacgagggggagaaaaaacctAACCGCTCCTTCGCGAAGCAGCCAAACAGCAGGACAAAGAGAGAGGAGCTGAAGGAACAGCCGGATAAAGAAGACACGAATGGCCATGTGAGAAATTACTACAGTGACAACTGTATAGGTAAAGAGGATTACCAGAATTCCAGTTCGCACCTGAGCTCGTCGGTGGAGGATGAGGACTCCGAGGAGATGAGCTCCAACGAGGGCGACTCGGATGATGGGAGTGAGGGCTTTGCCGACGGGAGGAGTTCCTCCGTCCTCAGCGAGGActacgacgaggaggaggaggatgacgaagatggcgaagaggaggatgacgaggATGGCGAAGAtggcgaagaggaggatgacgaggATGGcgaagatgatgaagatgGCAACTGCGTGGGTGGCCAGAACACAGAGGAGATAAAGGGCCAGGGAAATGagttcttcaaaaagggagacTACAGGCAGGCCATCTTTTACTACAATAAGgccttaaaaaaatgcaaagagAAAGGTACCAAATCTGTTTTATATTCCAATCGGGCAGCTTGCTACTCTCATTTAGGGAACTGGAATCAGGTGGTCGAAGACTGCAATAAGTCTCTCCACTATAATGAGAGTTTTGTGAAATCTTACATCCGTAGGAGCAATGCATATGAACAGctcgaaaaatataatgacgCGTCAAACGATTTGAATAAAGCCATATCTTTGGATGCCTCCTTGCTGGCAAACTACGAaatgaagcagaaaaaattaaagtacCTCGCTGAACAGCAGTTAAataaggagaaggaagaaatggtggggaaattaaaagacTTTGGCAATTTGCTACTTGGGAAAGTGGGACTATCCCTGGACAATTTTGAGGTGCAAAAGAATCCCAACAATGATGGCTCCTTTAACATTCAATTTAAGCAGAATAAGTAG
- a CDS encoding hypothetical protein, conserved (encoded by transcript PVX_101000A), whose translation MVALCRGLLRVLLLLLPLLPLLPLLPVYIILANVPCARSVDVCKGAEETLSKFWDTIENAKHGDVMLINIKNYYCPACNRYIDVWNKLEEEISNYESNVSLFVFDCSCPLFVPYCRFFKVRYFPTFRLLHPVYDYMEGKNTDYKYIAPETEMANRKYNKELLLAYREVDRVNNLPQFQRMMQTHLCKNVNFNHIDLKSCYADVPPVEESPEYAMFIATTNGAIGGTTGKGGANANRMAVERWKGKTFTKDDLKHDIVRGMLFTLRRNVSLGLDVEKSTVEPFLVMAKIVSDMYPELAKWLGDLRERLAAQRYPLRYEQWSKVVDELAGMGGSAPVGTASSMGGITPVGSASGMEVIPPDVGSTPWSEPKFKVCEENSVLCSYWLLFHKISVHCLMRDKERYHFYMSALTNYTRNYLNCESCIQHFVTAQESCYYGFCNIHSAESFVIFLWRIHNAVTLRSMYESIVQETQVRGGQPELTDGKRESKIQFLNRDLAFPPEKQCKFCRSGIGFTRITPPFITHAMKQKSVSDLDFDAIDGFSVKQVLNHLVEVYS comes from the coding sequence ATGGTGGCACTGTGCAGGGGGCTGCTGAGAGTGCTGCTCCTGCtgctcccgcttctcccgctgctcccgcttctcccggTGTACATCATCCTGGCCAACGTGCCCTGCGCGCGAAGCGTAGATGTGTGTAAAGGCGCAGAGGAAACGCTGAGCAAATTCTGGGACACCATAGAAAACGCAAAGCACGGAGATGTCATGctaataaacataaaaaactACTACTGCCCAGCATGCAATCGATACATTGATGTGTGGAACAAattggaggaagaaatatcAAATTATGAAAGTAACGTCTCTCTCTTTGTGTTTGACTGCTCCTGCCCCCTGTTCGTGCCCTATTGCAGATTTTTCAAGGTGCGTTATTTCCCCACCTTCCGGCTCCTCCACCCGGTTTACGATTACATGGAGGGTAAAAACACAGACTATAAGTACATAGCCCCAGAAACAGAGATGGCAAACAGAAAGTACAATAAGGAGTTGCTGCTAGCCTATAGGGAAGTGGACAGAGTGAATAACCTTCCACAATTCCAAAGAATGATGCAGACgcatttgtgtaaaaatgtaaattttaatcACATAGATTTGAAGTCCTGTTACGCAGATGTACCTCCAGTAGAAGAGTCCCCTGAATATGCCATGTTTATAGCTACCACCAATGGAGCCATAGGAGGAACGACCGGGAAAGGAGGGGCTAATGCAAATCGAATGGCTGTGGAAAggtggaaggggaagaccTTTACGAAGGATGACCTTAAGCACGACATTGTGAGGGGCATGCTGTTCACTTTGAGGAGAAATGTTTCGTTGGGGTTAGATGTAGAGAAATCTACGGTGGAGCCTTTTCTAGTTATGGCAAAGATCGTTTCGGATATGTACCCTGAGCTGGCCAAGTGGCTGGGCGACCTTCGGGAGAGACTCGCCGCGCAGAGGTACCCACTCAGGTATGAGCAGTGGTCCAAGGTGGTGGATGAGCTTGCCGGGATGGGGGGCAGCGCCCCAGTTGGAACTGCCTCAAGTATGGGGGGAATCACCCCAGTTGGAAGCGCCTCCGGGATGGAGGTCATCCCTCCCGACGTGGGTAGCACCCCCTGGAGCGAGCCCAAATTCAAAGTGTGCGAAGAGAACTCCGTCCTCTGCTCCTACTGGCTGCTCTTCCACAAAATATCGGTGCACTGCCTCATGCGGGATAAAGAAAGATACCATTTCTACATGAGCGCTTTAACAAACTACAcaagaaattatttaaattgcGAAAGTTGCATACAGCACTTTGTCACCGCGCAAGAGTCATGTTACTACGGATTTTGCAACATCCACTCAGCCGAATCATTTGTCATCTTCCTGTGGAGAATACACAACGCGGTTACCTTGCGATCTATGTACGAATCGATAGTTCAGGAGACCCAAGTGCGGGGAGGGCAACCGGAACTTACAGATGGTAAGAGAGAAAGCAAGATTCAATTCCTTAACCGAGATTTGGCCTTCCCTCCGGAGAAGCAGTGCAAGTTCTGCAGAAGTGGCATTGGTTTTACGAGAATTACTCCTCCGTTTATTACCCATGCGATGAAACAGAAGTCGGTTAGCGACCTAGATTTTGATGCCATCGATGGGTTCAGCGTCAAGCAGGTGCTGAACCACCTCGTGGAGGTGTACTCCTAG
- a CDS encoding hypothetical protein, conserved (encoded by transcript PVX_101005A) has product MSNANKQKGKSEADLVDKLNYKNLSDVMLHELTCLKANRQVYLKRGGTFFLSSREEALSVLKEKKSQTGEKNSKQICTRATPPGEKSPKGK; this is encoded by the exons ATGTCGAACGCCAACAAGCAGAAAGGCAAAAGCGAAGCCGACCTAGTGGACAAGCTAAACTACAAAAACTTGAGCGATGTGATGCTTCACGAGCTGACGTGTCTTAAGGCAAATCGGCAAGTGTAcctaaaaaggggaggcaccTTTTTCTTGAGTTCCAGGGAAGAGGCCCTTTCcgtgctgaaggagaagaagagtcAAACCGGGGAGAAGAACA GTAAGCAGATCTGCACAAGAGCTACCCCCCCCGGTGAGAAAAGCCCCAAAGGGAAGTGA